One window of Phalacrocorax carbo chromosome 1, bPhaCar2.1, whole genome shotgun sequence genomic DNA carries:
- the ETFBKMT gene encoding electron transfer flavoprotein beta subunit lysine methyltransferase has translation MAFRSWKRLLLGRQNTFAKAWRSRRGGFSLRWKRCCHWSAGKSLDPEVKAFLEENTEVTSSGHLTPEIRLRLLTPRCRFWREKPDLWPYGDPFWAIYWPGGQALSRYILDNPCIVKGRSVLDLGSGCGATAIAAMMSGASQVLANDIDPIAGMAMILNCELNHLNPFPIAIKNIINSEAGNWDLIVLGDMFYDEQLADSLYHWLRKCIRIQQTEVLIGDPGRHQFLSHSIRSQLHKVIEYSLPEYTRQENNGLTSSSVWSYQPSNSLGNC, from the exons ATGGCCTTCCGCAGCTGGAAGCGGCTCCTCTTGGGCAGGCAGAACACCTTTGCCAAGGcttggaggagcaggaggggaggctTCTCTCTGCGCTGGAAGCGCTGCTGCCATTGGAGCGCCGGCAAGTCTCTGGACCCTGAGGTGAAAGCATTTTTGGAGGAGAACACGGAGGTCACCAGCAGCGGGCACCTCACGCCAGAGATACGACTGCGCCTCCTCACCCCTCGCTGCAGATTCTGGAGGGAAAAACCCGACCTGTGGCCTTATGGGGACCCATTCTGGGCAATTTACTGGCCAGGAGGCCAAGCCCTCTCCAG GTATATTTTAGATAATCCGTGCATTGTTAAAGGACGATCGGTTTTGGATCTTGGAAGCGGATGTGGAGCAACAGCAATAGCCGCTATGATGAGTGGTGCATCCCAAGTCCTTGCTAATGACATCGATCCTA TTGCAGGAATGGCAATGATCTTGAACTGTGAACTGAACCACCTCAATCCCTTCCCCATCGCCATTAAGAACATCATTAATTCAGAGGCTGGCAACTGGGACCTCATTGTTCTAGGAGATATGTTTTATGATGAACAACTTGCTGATAGCCTGTATCACTGGCTGAGGAAATGCATCAGGATACAGCAAACTGAAGTGCTGATCGGTGACCCTGGCAGGCATCAGTTTTTAAGCCACAGCATTCGCAGTCAATTGCACAAAGTTATAGAGTATTCCCTTCCCGAGTACACTAGACAAGAAAACAACGGATTAACATCAAGTAGCGTCTGGAGTTATCAGCCCTCAAATAGCTTAGGAAACTGTTGA
- the AMN1 gene encoding protein AMN1 homolog isoform X1, producing MSRLSGGWDGAGEEVQLLLDLCLQCLTKNLSRYTADIKSLPPNIKDKLITLMSRQGQITDSNISEVLHPAVEALDLRDCDISDNALLQLYNCKQLKKINLNSCKENRLGITSEGVIALALSCPYLREASFKRCCDITDSGVLALALNCQFLQIVNLGSCSGIMDASLQALGENCKFLHSVDFSSTQVTDDGVTALVSGTCSKNLKEIHMERCVNLTDVAVEAVLTCCPKIHIFLFHGCPLVTDRSRDVLEQLVISNKIKQVTWTVY from the exons atGAGCCGCCTCAGCGGCGGTTGGGACGGCGCCGGCGAGGAAGTTCAGCTCCTCCTGGACCT GTGCCTTCAATGTTTGACAAAGAACCTTTCCAGATATACTGCAGATATTAAGTCATTGCCACCCAACATAAAGGATAAACTGATTACATTGATGAGTAGGCAAGGGCAAATAACTGATTCAAATATCAGTGAG GTGTTGCACCCTGCTGTGGAGGCTCTAGACCTCCGAGACTGTGATATTTCAGATAATGCATTATTGCAGCTTTATAACTgcaagcaactgaaaaaaatcaacttaaattcttgcaaagaaaacagattgGGAATCACTTCAGAAG GTGTCATAGCACTGGCCTTATCCTGTCCTTACTTGCGTGAAGCATCTTTTAAAAGGTGCTGCGATATAACTGACAGTGGAGTTCTTGCTCTTGCGCTCAACTGCCAGTTCCTACAAATAGTGAACTTGGGCAGCTGTTCAGGCATCATGGATGCATCTCTGCAGGCATTAGGAGAAAACTGCAAATTTCTTCACAGTGTGGACTTTTCATCTACTCAG GTAACAGATGATGGCGTTACAGCACTAGTGAGTGGAACATGTTCAAAGAATTTAAAG GAGATCCACATGGAACGCTGTGTGAATCTGACGGATGTTGCCGTGGAAGCAGTCCTTACTTGTTGTCCGAAgatacacatttttctgttccatGGATGCCCACTGGTGACAG ATCGTTCCCGAGATGTTTTAGAGCAGCTAGTCATATCAAACAAAATCAAGCAAGTCACGTGGACTGTTTACTGA
- the AMN1 gene encoding protein AMN1 homolog isoform X2 encodes MSRQGQITDSNISEVLHPAVEALDLRDCDISDNALLQLYNCKQLKKINLNSCKENRLGITSEGVIALALSCPYLREASFKRCCDITDSGVLALALNCQFLQIVNLGSCSGIMDASLQALGENCKFLHSVDFSSTQVTDDGVTALVSGTCSKNLKEIHMERCVNLTDVAVEAVLTCCPKIHIFLFHGCPLVTDRSRDVLEQLVISNKIKQVTWTVY; translated from the exons ATGAGTAGGCAAGGGCAAATAACTGATTCAAATATCAGTGAG GTGTTGCACCCTGCTGTGGAGGCTCTAGACCTCCGAGACTGTGATATTTCAGATAATGCATTATTGCAGCTTTATAACTgcaagcaactgaaaaaaatcaacttaaattcttgcaaagaaaacagattgGGAATCACTTCAGAAG GTGTCATAGCACTGGCCTTATCCTGTCCTTACTTGCGTGAAGCATCTTTTAAAAGGTGCTGCGATATAACTGACAGTGGAGTTCTTGCTCTTGCGCTCAACTGCCAGTTCCTACAAATAGTGAACTTGGGCAGCTGTTCAGGCATCATGGATGCATCTCTGCAGGCATTAGGAGAAAACTGCAAATTTCTTCACAGTGTGGACTTTTCATCTACTCAG GTAACAGATGATGGCGTTACAGCACTAGTGAGTGGAACATGTTCAAAGAATTTAAAG GAGATCCACATGGAACGCTGTGTGAATCTGACGGATGTTGCCGTGGAAGCAGTCCTTACTTGTTGTCCGAAgatacacatttttctgttccatGGATGCCCACTGGTGACAG ATCGTTCCCGAGATGTTTTAGAGCAGCTAGTCATATCAAACAAAATCAAGCAAGTCACGTGGACTGTTTACTGA